One window of Chloroflexus aggregans DSM 9485 genomic DNA carries:
- the murJ gene encoding murein biosynthesis integral membrane protein MurJ — translation MTETSSSTGSIFRSIALAALLISLGNIASRVLGLIREPIIAAYFSRGLAVDAFTLAWTLPNALYELLISGAVSAALVPVFSEYAERDRTEFWYVVSTVITLAFTTLVIAGALLAWQAPLAIALLSRPTESALQAEAIALVGWLLPAVTLMGISGIVTAVLHAQRRFLLPAFVAAAFNAGMIVGVIVFAPYIGIKSLAAGTLLGACAQLAIQLPGLRDAQFRPRFDIHHPAVRRILRLYAPVTLGIGFSLIGVTIDRWLASGFPAALSTMRFATTLIQFPLGLVASAVALAVLPTLSRQSATGDEAAFRSTLAMGLKIVLLLILPATAGLAALSLPITATLFERGAFGAEDTAITALALLYYLPGLPAAAIDQILLFAFYARKNTLTPNLIQGAAILCYVAVAIPLAEWTSLGFLGLVLGNSAQWIGHAIITAWLLQRSLPLNGLRLGEAMLKGLLASALMALAVSGIVAFGRSWPPLVQVVVAGSIGVALYTLLAIVLRLEAATFLANVIRMRLRRV, via the coding sequence GTGACTGAAACCTCCTCCTCCACCGGTAGCATCTTTCGCAGTATCGCGCTGGCGGCATTACTCATTAGTCTGGGTAATATCGCCAGCCGTGTGCTGGGATTGATTCGGGAACCGATCATTGCCGCTTACTTTAGTCGTGGGTTGGCCGTCGATGCGTTTACGCTCGCGTGGACGCTCCCCAACGCATTGTACGAGCTGCTGATTAGTGGCGCAGTAAGTGCAGCATTGGTACCGGTCTTTAGTGAATATGCCGAACGTGATCGCACTGAATTTTGGTACGTTGTCTCAACGGTGATCACATTGGCTTTTACTACGCTGGTCATTGCCGGCGCGCTGCTGGCCTGGCAAGCACCACTCGCCATTGCCCTGCTTTCACGCCCCACCGAATCTGCGTTGCAAGCCGAAGCGATTGCACTCGTCGGTTGGCTCTTGCCGGCCGTCACGCTGATGGGTATTTCCGGCATCGTGACGGCAGTTTTACACGCACAACGTCGCTTCCTATTACCGGCTTTTGTCGCTGCTGCTTTTAACGCCGGCATGATCGTAGGAGTCATCGTTTTTGCTCCCTACATCGGCATCAAGAGTCTTGCCGCCGGGACTCTACTCGGCGCCTGCGCCCAACTGGCGATCCAGTTGCCGGGATTACGCGATGCCCAATTCCGCCCCCGGTTTGATATACACCACCCGGCGGTACGTCGTATCTTGCGCCTCTACGCCCCTGTCACCTTGGGAATCGGTTTCTCGCTGATCGGTGTCACCATTGACCGTTGGTTGGCCTCCGGCTTTCCGGCTGCCCTGTCGACAATGCGCTTCGCAACGACACTGATCCAGTTCCCATTGGGTCTCGTCGCCTCGGCAGTTGCACTCGCCGTACTGCCAACCCTCTCCCGCCAAAGCGCTACCGGTGATGAAGCGGCGTTCCGATCCACCCTGGCAATGGGCCTCAAAATAGTGCTCTTGCTCATTTTACCGGCAACAGCCGGTTTGGCAGCGCTAAGCTTACCGATCACAGCGACCCTTTTCGAGCGAGGCGCATTTGGCGCCGAGGATACTGCGATTACGGCATTGGCGCTGCTCTACTATTTACCAGGCTTACCGGCAGCAGCCATCGACCAAATACTGCTGTTTGCTTTCTATGCGCGCAAAAATACACTGACACCCAACCTGATTCAGGGTGCAGCCATTCTGTGTTATGTCGCCGTAGCTATTCCATTGGCCGAATGGACATCACTAGGCTTTTTGGGCTTAGTCTTGGGAAATTCAGCGCAGTGGATCGGTCATGCGATCATCACCGCCTGGCTTTTGCAACGCTCGCTACCGCTGAACGGCTTACGCCTCGGCGAGGCAATGCTGAAAGGATTGCTGGCAAGTGCGCTGATGGCCTTAGCGGTCAGCGGTATCGTAGCCTTCGGGCGTAGTTGGCCGCCGCTCGTGCAGGTGGTGGTGGCCGGAAGTATCGGTGTCGCCCTCTACACCTTACTCGCCATCGTCCTGCGTCTCGAAGCGGCGACCTTTTTGGCAAACGTGATCCGAATGCGTTTACGGCGGGTGTAA
- a CDS encoding LCP family protein, producing MLALHRRILIGAATVISVIVVATLLRIGFEWSQALADIDAMIVTPVALPTEVVSPTAQPITSSEEIYGPPPPPSTQPTTLPTTQIDPPSATATAEALKLSRPELNILLLGTDARPDDTGPTRTDAIVLVHIARDTGRVSMLSIPRDLWVSYPTGGEGRINAAYAIGEHRFGPGGGAALAKSTVSKLLGIPVDYFILINFDGFKKIIDIIGGIEIDVPRPIYDPAYPTEDYGTIEVSFDTGRQWMDSERALIYARTRHADSDFGRNQRQQQVLMAIFQRIRERGLLQQVTSIDDYTGALRGYVLTDLNRRTMLELANFARTVREENILRYAIDSSSIVELGGGATFRVQPQALKRIVAQFTGEAVSTAGGE from the coding sequence ATGTTAGCATTGCATAGGCGCATTTTGATTGGCGCCGCTACCGTCATAAGCGTCATTGTCGTAGCCACGTTGCTACGCATTGGCTTTGAATGGAGTCAGGCGCTGGCCGACATCGATGCAATGATCGTCACGCCGGTGGCATTGCCAACTGAGGTTGTGTCCCCGACTGCACAACCCATCACGTCATCAGAAGAAATATATGGTCCACCACCTCCTCCGAGCACCCAGCCAACGACACTCCCAACTACCCAGATCGATCCGCCATCGGCCACCGCCACGGCCGAAGCCTTAAAGCTCAGTCGGCCTGAACTCAATATTCTGTTGTTGGGCACCGATGCACGACCGGATGATACCGGACCCACTCGTACCGACGCCATCGTTTTGGTGCATATCGCGCGTGATACCGGTCGAGTAAGTATGCTTTCGATTCCGCGCGACCTGTGGGTTAGTTATCCAACCGGTGGCGAAGGGCGGATTAATGCCGCTTACGCGATTGGTGAGCATCGCTTTGGACCGGGAGGAGGTGCAGCGCTTGCCAAATCGACGGTTAGCAAACTCCTCGGTATTCCGGTCGATTATTTTATCTTGATCAACTTTGATGGGTTCAAAAAGATCATTGATATCATCGGTGGTATTGAGATTGATGTACCACGACCGATTTATGACCCGGCTTACCCCACCGAAGATTACGGCACTATTGAGGTGTCGTTTGATACCGGTCGTCAATGGATGGACAGTGAGCGCGCACTGATCTACGCCCGTACACGCCACGCCGACAGCGATTTTGGTCGTAACCAACGCCAGCAACAGGTGTTAATGGCAATCTTTCAGCGGATCCGTGAACGCGGACTCTTGCAACAGGTGACCAGCATCGACGATTATACCGGGGCGTTACGCGGTTACGTCCTTACCGACCTCAACCGACGCACGATGCTCGAACTCGCCAATTTTGCCCGCACCGTCCGCGAAGAGAATATCTTGCGCTATGCAATTGACTCATCGTCGATTGTTGAGCTTGGTGGTGGAGCAACGTTCCGTGTTCAACCACAGGCGCTTAAGCGGATTGTCGCTCAGTTTACCGGTGAGGCTGTCTCTACGGCGGGCGGCGAGTAG
- a CDS encoding biotin--[acetyl-CoA-carboxylase] ligase, which yields MLDPNAIRAGLPPSPTVPATIYCYDQVGSTMDLARTAIATLPPSALPVLIVAEEQTAGRGRLGRRWVAPPGSALLFSLGLQPPAAATSTPTALIWLAAVALLETIEAETPLTAGLKWPNDVLVNTSAGWAKTAGILLEGGWDEGQLVWAIIGCGINISAAPDPQTTLYPATALTLAGAPDVDRLRFLQALLRRYDFWLQRLYAGDSDSLWSTWRSRLLTLGQNVTINTGHGVIHGEAIDVDRQGTLIVRAPHGNIHRIESGDVGLMG from the coding sequence ATGCTCGATCCCAATGCAATCCGGGCAGGGTTACCACCGAGTCCTACTGTACCGGCAACCATTTACTGTTATGATCAAGTCGGTTCGACAATGGATCTGGCCCGCACTGCCATTGCTACGCTTCCGCCAAGTGCGTTACCGGTATTAATCGTCGCCGAAGAACAGACGGCCGGTCGTGGCCGACTTGGCCGGCGCTGGGTCGCACCACCGGGCAGTGCATTACTCTTCTCACTCGGTCTACAACCACCGGCCGCTGCCACGAGTACCCCAACAGCCTTGATCTGGCTCGCCGCAGTAGCGTTGCTCGAAACGATTGAAGCCGAAACACCGCTTACTGCCGGCTTAAAATGGCCAAACGACGTATTGGTCAACACGTCGGCCGGCTGGGCCAAGACGGCTGGTATCTTGCTTGAAGGTGGTTGGGATGAAGGCCAACTGGTCTGGGCAATCATCGGTTGCGGGATTAATATCAGCGCCGCACCTGATCCGCAGACAACGCTTTATCCGGCAACCGCGCTGACCCTGGCCGGCGCTCCTGATGTTGACCGTCTACGTTTTTTACAAGCTCTTTTGCGCCGTTACGATTTCTGGTTGCAAAGACTGTACGCTGGCGATAGTGATAGTCTATGGTCGACATGGCGCAGCCGTCTGCTTACGCTTGGGCAGAACGTAACTATCAACACCGGCCATGGCGTGATCCACGGTGAGGCTATCGATGTTGATCGGCAAGGTACGCTGATCGTCCGCGCGCCCCATGGGAACATCCACCGGATTGAAAGTGGTGATGTCGGTTTGATGGGATAG
- a CDS encoding ABC transporter ATP-binding protein: MTLAIETIDLTHRYKKLIALDRLNLQVEQGCIYGFIGPNGAGKTTTLRIVAGLLQPTKGEVRLLGERLTTRTAQRLVGYMPDFFGVYDDLRVWEYLDFFARCYGLRGSRLRQVVNELLDLVDLSEKRHAFVQTLSRGMQQRLCLAHALVHDPPILLLDEPASGLDPRARVELRELLRTLRDMGKTIMLSSHILSELAEVCDAIGIIDHGRMVLSGSLAEVQQQLATGSRARIRIARTDDVGLAMTLLQRQSLVRTVSATPADPRSLTVEFNEPPSEIQCAVLLAELIGAGVAVSEFSTRSENLEELFLRLTTQAAK, encoded by the coding sequence ATGACATTAGCAATCGAGACAATTGATCTCACCCACCGTTACAAGAAACTCATCGCGCTTGATCGACTCAACTTGCAGGTTGAACAGGGCTGTATCTACGGATTTATCGGGCCGAACGGTGCAGGCAAGACGACAACACTGCGCATTGTTGCCGGTTTGCTGCAACCGACGAAGGGTGAGGTGCGCTTACTGGGTGAACGACTAACAACACGCACTGCGCAGCGTCTGGTTGGCTACATGCCCGATTTCTTCGGCGTCTACGACGATCTTCGGGTGTGGGAGTATCTCGACTTTTTTGCTCGCTGTTATGGGTTACGCGGATCGCGTCTGCGCCAAGTTGTTAACGAACTCCTCGATTTAGTCGATCTGAGCGAAAAGCGTCATGCTTTTGTGCAGACCCTGTCGCGTGGTATGCAGCAACGGCTCTGTTTGGCCCATGCGTTGGTGCATGACCCACCTATCCTTCTGCTCGACGAACCGGCGAGCGGTTTAGATCCGCGAGCGCGCGTAGAATTGCGTGAATTGTTGCGTACCCTGCGCGACATGGGGAAGACGATCATGCTTAGCTCACATATTCTCAGTGAGCTAGCCGAAGTGTGTGACGCAATTGGGATTATCGATCATGGGCGGATGGTGCTCAGCGGCTCACTTGCCGAAGTACAACAACAACTTGCAACCGGCTCGCGGGCGCGCATCCGTATTGCACGTACCGATGACGTTGGGTTGGCTATGACTCTCCTCCAACGCCAATCGCTGGTACGCACTGTGAGCGCTACGCCCGCCGATCCGCGCAGTTTGACCGTCGAGTTCAATGAACCACCGAGTGAAATCCAATGTGCAGTGTTGCTTGCCGAGTTGATCGGCGCAGGCGTAGCGGTCAGCGAGTTCAGTACGCGGAGCGAGAATCTCGAAGAACTTTTCCTGCGGCTGACAACGCAAGCGGCTAAATGA
- a CDS encoding ABC transporter permease produces the protein MATSIRRPLLNPILVREARTRMRGFRPYLILTVFLLLLFMTALGIYQYMMLQVRTGTVVLSSHVGQALFRGLAFTEMLFIILVAPILTSGAISSERERLTYDMLLATPLQPGQMLSGKLVGALSYLLLLIIASIPVFSTVLMFGGVDLRTLIWIILLLSSAALFFGTIGLCCSALCKRTTSATIASYAVVVLLCGVPLLIATIWPQFSNPMGQSPPPWLLYLNPLSAIVAVTTVVPAVNNPKIPFFSVSDPFMVVPFLSQFSVGVVRYTDTGPVLMPVYRATLLGYWLGTFVLLWLSSHLALPVRRWRPRWSDLGFVAIVGAIALLMWVRIEWWWVVPPPDPWLVPGEPVPMPGALP, from the coding sequence ATGGCGACATCTATTCGCCGGCCATTGCTTAATCCGATCTTGGTACGTGAAGCCCGCACACGGATGCGTGGGTTTCGTCCGTACCTGATTTTGACTGTCTTCTTGTTACTGCTCTTCATGACTGCATTGGGCATCTATCAATACATGATGTTGCAGGTGCGAACTGGTACAGTAGTGTTAAGTTCGCACGTTGGGCAAGCCTTGTTTCGTGGTCTGGCTTTCACCGAGATGCTCTTCATCATCCTCGTTGCACCGATTTTGACCAGTGGTGCTATTAGCAGTGAGCGCGAGCGTTTGACCTACGATATGCTGCTGGCAACACCCTTGCAACCGGGGCAGATGCTCTCGGGGAAGTTAGTCGGTGCGTTAAGTTACCTCTTGCTCTTGATTATAGCGTCGATCCCGGTCTTTAGTACGGTGTTGATGTTTGGTGGGGTCGATCTTCGCACACTGATATGGATTATCTTACTATTAAGTAGTGCTGCACTCTTCTTTGGCACTATCGGCTTATGCTGTTCGGCATTATGTAAGCGCACGACATCGGCCACGATTGCAAGCTATGCGGTTGTGGTTCTGTTATGTGGAGTTCCGTTGCTGATTGCGACGATTTGGCCGCAATTTAGTAATCCGATGGGGCAAAGCCCACCGCCGTGGTTGCTGTATCTCAACCCACTCAGTGCGATTGTGGCCGTAACGACAGTTGTTCCAGCCGTCAACAATCCTAAGATCCCATTTTTTAGCGTCAGCGATCCGTTTATGGTTGTGCCGTTTCTGTCGCAATTTAGTGTTGGCGTCGTGCGCTATACAGATACAGGTCCGGTGTTGATGCCGGTCTATCGGGCGACATTGTTAGGGTACTGGTTAGGGACATTTGTGTTGCTCTGGCTGAGTTCGCATCTGGCCCTGCCGGTACGACGTTGGCGACCGCGCTGGAGCGATTTAGGGTTTGTAGCAATAGTGGGTGCGATTGCACTATTAATGTGGGTGAGGATTGAATGGTGGTGGGTTGTACCACCGCCTGATCCATGGTTGGTACCAGGCGAACCGGTACCGATGCCGGGAGCGTTGCCGTAA
- the lexA gene encoding transcriptional repressor LexA has product MSDRQAEIYQYIVDFIRERGISPSIRDIQRDLHISSTSVVSYNLNVLERLGKIIRNDKISRGISLPNLTPALLNQAVGRVPLLGTITAGSPLPDPEEIDLNSADQIVVPADVIPPNRLNGVYAMRVRGQSMIDALIDDGDIVLLRWQETAENGQMVAARLIDENAVTLKKFYREDGRIRLQPANATMPPIYTAPDNVQIQGRVIGVLRSLL; this is encoded by the coding sequence ATGTCTGATCGACAAGCGGAGATTTACCAATACATTGTTGATTTTATCCGCGAGCGTGGCATTTCGCCATCCATCCGAGATATCCAACGCGATCTGCACATCTCGTCAACTTCGGTCGTTTCGTACAACCTTAACGTGCTCGAGCGCCTTGGAAAAATTATCCGAAACGACAAGATTTCACGCGGCATCAGCTTGCCGAACCTCACGCCAGCTCTTCTCAACCAAGCTGTCGGCCGTGTACCGTTGCTCGGTACTATTACCGCCGGCTCACCACTACCCGATCCCGAAGAGATTGATTTGAACAGTGCCGATCAGATCGTCGTTCCGGCTGACGTTATCCCACCGAACCGACTCAACGGTGTGTATGCGATGAGGGTACGCGGCCAATCGATGATCGATGCCTTGATCGACGATGGTGACATTGTCTTGCTGCGCTGGCAAGAGACCGCCGAGAATGGACAGATGGTTGCCGCTCGCCTGATTGACGAAAACGCGGTGACGCTGAAGAAGTTCTATCGCGAAGATGGTCGGATTCGGCTGCAACCGGCTAATGCGACGATGCCACCAATCTATACTGCGCCTGATAATGTGCAGATTCAGGGCCGCGTGATCGGCGTGCTGCGCAGTTTGTTGTAG
- the acpS gene encoding holo-ACP synthase, with the protein MLYHGVDLVEVRRIRQAVMRYGQRFLARVYTAAERADCEIAPQVMRYEALAARWAAKEACAKALGIGLRGLGAFTVDYPRAGLHDIEVVRDAAGRPTLHLSGVAAQTANALQIRALAVSLSHTDELAIASVVAWVDLSGV; encoded by the coding sequence ATGTTGTACCATGGGGTTGATCTGGTTGAGGTGAGACGGATCCGGCAGGCGGTGATGCGCTACGGGCAGCGTTTTTTGGCCCGTGTCTATACCGCTGCCGAACGGGCCGATTGTGAGATTGCCCCTCAGGTGATGCGCTATGAGGCGTTGGCAGCGCGATGGGCAGCTAAAGAGGCGTGTGCCAAAGCGTTGGGGATCGGGTTGCGAGGCTTAGGGGCATTTACCGTGGATTATCCGCGTGCCGGCTTGCACGATATTGAGGTAGTGCGTGATGCCGCCGGTCGTCCTACGTTGCATTTGAGCGGGGTAGCCGCCCAGACGGCCAACGCTTTGCAGATCCGTGCGTTAGCAGTGAGTTTGTCTCATACCGATGAGTTGGCAATAGCGAGTGTTGTAGCTTGGGTCGATCTTAGTGGGGTGTAA
- a CDS encoding bifunctional ADP-dependent NAD(P)H-hydrate dehydratase/NAD(P)H-hydrate epimerase, giving the protein METELPFVVTAAQMRAAEEAAVARGDDWTVLMERAGVGVATAALHHFAPLGGRDVLVLVGPGNNGGDALVAARHLADAGAQVLLYCWRRTQVDANLSACRARHLREVHATDDPDGKLLSAALQTAVLVIDGLLGTGARPPQADLAAIITTVNEVRSQRTDLRVLSIDIPSGVAADDGRVATVAIKADLTVATGLLKRGVLLWPGRGYAGTLVVAPIGLGALDGALTMSTRLTAAQARLLLPARPADAHKGVFGKVLVLAGSINYPGAAVLACAGAQRVGAGLVTLATGRNVLALASLPPEVTLLPVAEGDWGAIGPAAIEELADDLPRYQALLIGPGLGQAEATRSLVLRLFGLDQVRSRTRVGFVAVGETEDHTPPHTVELPPTVIDADGLNLLASAHGWFERLPPERCVLTPHPGEMRRLLGVAELPPDVVAVAAEAAQRWRQTVVLKGATTVIAAPDGRTVIHDGANPALATAGAGDVLAGAIAGLIAQGCGLYDAAVLGVYLHSAAGAKARLTLGDAGVVAGDLLPLLPQAIRDLRANVSTG; this is encoded by the coding sequence ATGGAAACGGAGTTGCCATTTGTCGTGACCGCAGCACAAATGCGCGCGGCTGAAGAGGCAGCAGTAGCTCGGGGCGACGATTGGACAGTGTTGATGGAACGAGCTGGTGTCGGTGTGGCGACTGCGGCGTTGCACCATTTTGCCCCGTTAGGCGGTCGTGATGTGTTGGTGTTGGTTGGTCCTGGGAACAATGGTGGTGATGCGTTAGTGGCAGCGCGTCATTTGGCCGATGCCGGCGCGCAGGTTCTGCTCTATTGCTGGCGACGGACACAAGTCGATGCAAATTTGTCGGCGTGTCGCGCACGTCATCTGCGTGAAGTCCACGCGACCGATGATCCCGATGGTAAGCTGCTGAGCGCTGCATTGCAGACGGCGGTCTTAGTCATTGACGGCCTGCTCGGTACCGGTGCGCGTCCACCACAAGCCGATCTGGCGGCAATTATTACTACAGTGAATGAGGTGCGTTCCCAACGTACCGATCTGCGCGTCCTGTCAATCGATATACCAAGTGGCGTTGCTGCCGATGATGGTCGGGTTGCGACCGTGGCGATCAAGGCCGATCTGACGGTTGCAACCGGTCTGCTCAAACGGGGGGTATTGCTCTGGCCGGGTCGTGGCTATGCCGGGACACTTGTCGTTGCACCGATTGGGTTGGGGGCATTAGATGGAGCATTAACTATGAGTACACGATTGACCGCTGCCCAGGCTCGTTTGCTGTTGCCGGCACGCCCGGCTGATGCGCACAAAGGAGTGTTTGGCAAGGTATTGGTACTGGCCGGTTCGATCAACTATCCCGGCGCAGCGGTGTTAGCTTGTGCGGGTGCTCAGCGGGTTGGGGCCGGCTTAGTCACCCTGGCAACCGGGCGGAATGTATTGGCGTTAGCTTCGTTGCCACCGGAAGTGACCTTGTTACCGGTGGCCGAAGGTGATTGGGGAGCGATTGGGCCGGCAGCGATCGAAGAACTAGCCGATGATTTACCGCGCTATCAAGCACTCTTGATTGGGCCGGGGCTGGGGCAAGCTGAAGCGACCCGTTCACTGGTGCTGCGCCTATTTGGATTAGATCAGGTACGTAGCCGCACGCGGGTTGGGTTTGTAGCGGTAGGTGAAACCGAAGATCATACACCGCCCCACACGGTAGAATTGCCTCCTACCGTCATTGATGCCGATGGCCTAAACTTGTTGGCGAGTGCTCATGGCTGGTTCGAGCGTTTACCGCCGGAACGGTGTGTACTGACCCCGCATCCCGGTGAAATGCGTCGGTTGCTCGGCGTAGCGGAATTGCCGCCGGATGTCGTAGCGGTAGCGGCGGAGGCGGCCCAGCGCTGGCGGCAAACGGTGGTGCTGAAAGGTGCGACAACGGTGATCGCCGCACCCGATGGGCGTACTGTGATTCACGACGGTGCCAACCCGGCGTTGGCGACTGCCGGTGCGGGTGATGTGTTGGCCGGTGCAATTGCCGGGCTGATCGCCCAAGGGTGTGGGCTATATGACGCGGCGGTGCTAGGCGTCTATCTGCATAGTGCTGCCGGTGCAAAGGCCCGGTTGACGTTGGGTGATGCCGGTGTTGTGGCCGGCGATCTACTCCCGCTCTTGCCGCAAGCGATCCGTGATTTGCGAGCAAACGTAAGCACCGGGTGA
- a CDS encoding pyrimidine-nucleoside phosphorylase, producing the protein MMRMVEIIAAKRDGRALTTAEIEWVVQGYAAGEIPDYQMAALAMAIVLRGMDDRETADLTMAIARSGDMLDLHDVAPLTVDKHSTGGVGDKTTLVLAPMVAAVGLPVAKMSGRGLGFSGGTIDKLESIPGFRANLSAEEFRRAVREPGLVVAAQSGDLAPADKKLYALRDVTATVESIPLIAASVMSKKLAAGADCIVLDVKYGRGAFMHTLDDARQLARTMVAIGRHAGRKVTAVISSMQQPLGFAIGNALEVREAVAALCGSGPSDLVELCLVLGSELVCMAGLRDDPDTARALLVEALSSGAAWEKFRAMVANQDGDVTTLDHPDRLPNAPVQVDLAAPRAGFVTAIDGQTLGFVVNALGGGRVRKEDTIDHSVGLVLRAKVGARVAAGDPLVTIHAARQSDVDAVAERLANAYTIHDTPPPSLPLVEEIIR; encoded by the coding sequence ATGATGCGGATGGTTGAAATTATTGCCGCGAAACGTGATGGTCGCGCATTGACTACGGCAGAGATCGAGTGGGTCGTGCAAGGATACGCTGCCGGTGAGATTCCCGATTATCAGATGGCGGCCTTGGCGATGGCGATAGTGTTACGCGGCATGGACGATCGCGAAACCGCCGATTTGACGATGGCAATAGCGCGCAGCGGCGACATGCTCGATTTACACGATGTCGCACCTTTAACGGTTGATAAGCATTCAACCGGTGGGGTCGGCGATAAAACAACGCTCGTGTTGGCACCGATGGTGGCGGCGGTTGGTTTGCCGGTGGCGAAGATGAGCGGTCGCGGGCTTGGCTTTAGTGGCGGTACTATTGATAAGCTGGAAAGTATTCCCGGGTTTCGCGCCAACCTGAGCGCTGAAGAGTTTCGCCGCGCCGTCCGCGAGCCTGGCCTGGTCGTTGCTGCGCAAAGTGGTGATCTGGCACCGGCCGATAAAAAGCTGTATGCGTTGCGTGATGTGACCGCAACCGTCGAGTCCATTCCTCTGATTGCGGCAAGTGTGATGAGCAAAAAGCTGGCTGCCGGGGCCGATTGTATCGTACTTGACGTAAAGTATGGACGTGGTGCCTTTATGCATACCCTCGACGATGCGCGGCAATTGGCACGCACAATGGTCGCGATCGGGCGACACGCCGGCCGGAAGGTGACGGCCGTGATCAGCAGTATGCAGCAGCCGCTCGGTTTCGCCATCGGTAATGCGCTGGAAGTGCGTGAAGCAGTGGCGGCATTGTGTGGCTCAGGCCCCTCCGATTTGGTGGAGTTGTGTCTCGTTCTTGGCAGTGAATTGGTGTGCATGGCCGGCTTGCGGGATGACCCTGACACAGCGCGTGCCTTGTTGGTCGAAGCGTTGAGCAGTGGTGCAGCATGGGAAAAGTTCCGGGCGATGGTTGCCAATCAGGATGGTGATGTGACAACGCTTGACCATCCTGATCGATTGCCGAATGCACCGGTTCAAGTTGATCTGGCAGCACCGCGCGCTGGATTTGTCACTGCAATTGATGGTCAAACGTTGGGGTTCGTCGTGAATGCGTTAGGTGGTGGTCGGGTGCGGAAGGAAGATACGATTGACCACTCAGTCGGGTTGGTTTTACGGGCAAAGGTTGGTGCGCGCGTTGCCGCCGGTGATCCGCTGGTAACCATCCATGCAGCGCGTCAGAGTGATGTAGACGCAGTTGCCGAACGGCTTGCCAACGCCTATACTATTCATGACACGCCACCACCATCGTTACCCCTCGTCGAGGAGATTATTCGGTGA
- a CDS encoding FmdB family zinc ribbon protein, whose translation MPIYEYICPACNGQFQKLVHGFSDPAGLACPRCGNTEVRRAISRFATLKSEDDRIESLADPANFMGLDESDPRSIARWAKRLGKELGEDAGEDWDEMVDQMLEEELSGKKDEDDSGSGSTGKPDDLGWA comes from the coding sequence ATGCCGATCTATGAATACATATGCCCGGCTTGTAATGGGCAGTTTCAAAAACTAGTACACGGATTTAGCGATCCGGCCGGTTTGGCCTGCCCGCGTTGTGGGAATACCGAGGTTCGCCGGGCGATTTCGCGTTTTGCGACTCTCAAGTCAGAAGATGACCGGATCGAATCGCTGGCCGATCCGGCAAACTTTATGGGGCTTGACGAAAGCGATCCGCGATCGATTGCCCGTTGGGCAAAACGTCTGGGGAAGGAGCTAGGTGAAGATGCCGGTGAAGATTGGGACGAGATGGTCGATCAGATGCTCGAAGAAGAGCTAAGCGGCAAGAAGGACGAGGACGATAGTGGTAGTGGTTCGACCGGTAAGCCCGATGATCTCGGCTGGGCCTAA